The following are encoded together in the Salvia hispanica cultivar TCC Black 2014 chromosome 6, UniMelb_Shisp_WGS_1.0, whole genome shotgun sequence genome:
- the LOC125195409 gene encoding putative disease resistance protein At1g50180 encodes MKTASYLSLKEAVVSTALETIRDLLLEEGRFLAGVADQVKELERQFKEMKCFLKDTDKRRHESRTISNWISEIRDLVYRSESAIERHAAYQVSSSRRRGLRQLVRNYSCILKDCNSLHQLGSEISQITSNLERISKAMQENGIKRSIIMNPNGKGESSGGNNMSRKTFPYLEMGDCFVGMEDELKQLVHHLRKDTEHRIISVWGMGGSGKTAIAKKLYNETTDFDLSAWVCITQQCDSRSVLEDVLRQLEKKRSVSSLSHEPRIREEVPSLSNFELIERLCEIQRGKRCLIVLDDLWELDHWHELKHPFVVQNLQTKILVTTRKQNVAEIGLAVKHGLLHMDAALELLKYKAFQHGNIPDFALEERFEIIVKDMVQKCGYLPLAISLLGGVLREKKSIVEWESVNEHIKAAIYGDEKQIDGVLNLSYESLPYYLKPCFLYMGIFEEDETIYALDLYNMWIAQGMISYENLGDKEDTLMDIAELYLKWGKREDFAC; translated from the exons ATGAAAACAGCATCTTACCTTTCTCTAAAGG AGGCAGTGGTGTCGACTGCTCTAGAAACCATCCGTGATTTGCTATTGGAAGAGGGAAGGTTTTTAGCTGGTGTGGCCGATCAAGTTAAGGAGCTCGAGCGGCAGTTCAAAGAGATGAAGTGTTTCCTCAAAGACACTGACAAACGACGACATGAAAGCAGAACCATCTCCAATTGGATCTCGGAGATCAGAGATCTGGTCTACAGATCCGAATCCGCCATTGAAAGACACGCAGCTTATCAAGTTTCTTCTTCAAGGAGAAGAGGCCTCAGGCAGTTAGTCCGCAACTATTCCTGCATTTTGAAAGATTGCAACTCACTCCACCAATTAGGCTCCGAGATTTCACAAATTACATCAAACCTCGAGAGGATAAGCAAGGCTATGCAAGAAAACGGCATAAAAAGAAGCATAATCATGAATCCAAATGGAAAGGGGGAAAGCTCGGGTGGAAACAACATGTCAAGGAAGACTTTCCCCTATTTGGAGATGGGAGATTGCTTCGTAGGCATGGAGGATGAGCTGAAGCAGCTTGTTCATCACCTAAGGAAAGATACAGAGCATCGAATTATTTCAGTGTGGGGAATGGGAGGGTCAGGCAAGACAGCAATTGCCAAGAAGCTCTACAACGAGACAACCGACTTTGATCTGTCGGCGTGGGTTTGCATTACTCAGCAATGTGATAGTCGATCAGTTTTGGAGGATGTTCTGAGGCAGCTAGAGAAGAAGAGGAGTGTTTCAAGTCTGAGCCATGAGCCACGAATAAGGGAGGAGGTTCCAAGTCTGAGCAACTTTGAGTTGATCGAGAGACTATGTGAGATACAAAGAGGGAAGCGATGTCTCATTGTTTTGGATGATCTTTGGGAGCTTGATCATTGGCATGAGTTGAAGCATCCATTCGTTGTCCAAAATTTGCAGACCAAAATATTGGTGACAACACGAAAACAAAATGTTGCAGAGATTGGATTGGCAGTGAAACATGGGCTTTTACATATGGATGCTGCTTTGGAACTACTCAAATACAAAGCATTTCAGCATGGAAACATTCCCG ACTTTGCATTGGAAGAaagatttgaaattattgTGAAAGATATGGTACAAAAATGTGGTTATTTGCCATTGGCAATTTCTTTACTCGGTGGGGTTTTGCGAGAGAAAAAATCAATTGTTGAGTGGGAATCAGTAAATGAGCATATCAAAGCAGCCATATATGGAGATGAAAAACAGATCGATGGAGTGCTAAATTTAAGCTATGAAAGTTTACCCTATTATTTGAAGCCTTGCTTTCTCTATATGGGTATTTTCGAGGAGGATGAAACCATATATGCTTTGGATCTATATAACATGTGGATAGCACAAGGCATGATTTCATATGAGAATCTTGGAGACAAGGAGGACACTTTAATGGATATCGCTGAGTTATACTTAAAGTGGGGAAAGAGGGAGGATTTTGCGTGCTGA